Proteins encoded in a region of the Apteryx mantelli isolate bAptMan1 chromosome 34, bAptMan1.hap1, whole genome shotgun sequence genome:
- the ZSWIM9 gene encoding uncharacterized protein ZSWIM9 has product MGELGLGREFHTWHEFSCFFDEWCERHKVLFIIASLKPLVSLRRHPLHTQPSLAETLRFRFVRLICKHSGTYVGQSTVQRNRLSEKIDCPASVTLRLGPKKDRLVVIEASLEHNHRLSEVEFAHYFKRHQLEASMGLPIRITNSVSKRFLAPDLVWNLEDYSKAKDKGMCELLSQLDGLFKNDPGAKVKLVFQEDVAVLNSIFLATSHMRGLVQRFPRCLYMDRAACVNGEFDLYSVLCEDANGRGRECAYCVARRGVPDLVLFIVASLVQSVPDIKLQVRCLTVGAGVTDVDAVEEVLPCARVQICRLQVLEALYRKARELAAPKEDKVRNLLHNMANASSPRIYSQYLSDLEDVAPLAFLQYYLETWHHNKGMWAECWAFERNRDCPFLEHMSFHRQKLCSALGLPLGLAACIRGLLDLQALRVEVAALNEERVSDLYRAACPPESAALVAEELGLAKHADYHVDEVPDGFLLHGGGCSFVVSPDLAACSCSIYVSSRRPCRHVFAARLWTGQPLYDPGLLPSPLGLGGQDAS; this is encoded by the exons atgggtgagcTGGGGCTGGGCCGGGAGTTCCACACGTGGCATGAGTTCAGCTGCTTCTTCGACGAGTGGTGTGAGCGGCACAAGGTGCTCTTCATCATCGCCAGCCTGAAGCCGCTCGTCTCGCTGCGGCGGCACCCGCTGCACACCCAGCCCAGCCTGGCCGAGACGCTGCGCTTCCGCTTCGTCCGCCTCATTTGCAAGCACAGCGGCACCTACGTGGGCCAGAGCACCGTACAGCGCAACCGGCT GAGTGAGAAGATCGACTGCCCGGCTTCGGTCACGCTGCGCCTGGGCCCCAAGAAGGACCGGCTGGTGGTAATCGAGGCCAGCCTGGAGCACAACCACCGCCTCTCCGAGGTGGAGTTTGCCCACTACTTCAAGAGGCaccagctggaggccagcatGGGGCTGCCCATCCGCATCACCAACAGCGTCTCCAAGCGCTTCCTGGCACCCGACCTGGTTTGGAACTTGGAGGACTACAGCAAGGCCAAGGACAAGGGCATGTGCGAGCTCCTGAGCCAGCTGGACGGACTCTTCAAGAATGACCCAGGAGCCAAGGTCAAGCTGGTCTTCCAGGAGGATGTGGCGGTGCTCAACAGCATCTTCCTGGCCACCTCGCACATGCGGGGCCTGGTGCAGCGCTTCCCCCGCTGCCTCTACATGGACCGAGCGGCCTGCGTGAACGGTGAGTTCGACCTCTACTCCGTGCTCTGCGAGGACGCCAACGGGCGCGGGCGGGAGTGCGCCTACTGCGTGGCCCGCCGTGGTGTTCCTGACCTCGTCCTCTTCATCGTGGCCTCGCTGGTGCAGAGCGTCCCGGACATAAAGCTCCAGGTGCGGTGCCTGACGGTGGGGGCGGGCGTCACGGACGTGGACGCTGTCGAGGaggtgctgccctgtgcccgcGTCCAGATCTGCCGCCTCCAGGTGCTCGAGGCACTCTACCGCAAGGCCCGCGAGCTCGCCGCCCCCAAGGAGGACAAGGTGCGCAACCTGCTGCACAACATGGCCAACGCCAGCTCGCCCCGCATCTACAGCCAGTACCTGAGCGACCTGGAGGACGTGGCCCCCCTTGCCTTCCTGCAGTACTACCTGGAGACGTGGCACCACAACAAGGGCATGTGGGCCGAGTGCTGGGCCTTCGAGCGCAACCGCGACTGCCCCTTCCTCGAGCACATGAGTTTTCACCGGCAgaagctctgctcagcactggggctgcccctggggctggccgCCTGCATCCGGGGACTGCTGGACCTCCAGGCGCTGCGGGTGGAGGTGGCCGCCCTCAATGAGGAGCGAGTCTCGGACCTGTACCGGGCTGCCTGCCCGCCCGAGAGCGCAGCCCTCGTGGCCGAGGAactggggctggccaagcacgCCGACTACCACGTCGATGAGGTGCCCGATGGCTTCCTCCTCCATGGCGGCGGCTGCTCCTTCGTGGTCAGCCCTGACTTGGCCGCCTGCAGCTGCTCCATCTACGTCTCCAGCCGCCGGCCCTGCCGCCACGTCTTCGCCGCCCGTCTCTGGACCGGCCAGCCCCTCTATGACCCTGGGCTGCTGCCCTCGCCTCTGGGCCTTGGGGGGCAGGATGCCTCCTAG